A genomic stretch from Aedes albopictus strain Foshan chromosome 2, AalbF5, whole genome shotgun sequence includes:
- the LOC134286795 gene encoding uncharacterized protein LOC134286795, translated as MVRPGPLSSQFLVPPYGSGFGPSPQQLAARQVVTKELPIFSGDPIDWPLFISSYQHSTETCGYSNSENLLRLQRSLRGSAKESVSSFLLHPSTVLQVMSTLQQLYGRPEQIVNNMIAKVRSTPPPKPDRLETLVSFGLVVQNLCGHLKAVGLEQHLANPILLQELVDKLPATVKFSWALYQEQAPVVDLNVFSDYMARISSAASGVTQLASVSQKPAKKERNRQKEKSFVYTHVSTEQPKATHRKDAEKMGPDGGKSSNSSNRWCAVCNVDNHQIESCTSFKGLDLDGEVCGINDCPKRHHRLLHFDPPAAAKIINAVVTVHRQLSSPTLFRILPVTLYGSKGQLDTYAFLDDGSSVTLVERWIADALGVRGETETLRIEWTGGINKTIAGTEVVTMEISEASGRKRHRMSEVYTVDNLGLPRQTTDYAELSAQFAHLSKLPVKSFRSAEPGILIGQSNSHLLATLKLREGKLTEPIATKTRVGWTVSGSLRKPQMHKQLHMKTESTDDELHEYIRHFFDVESLGVSVVPAVKGAEEQRAYEILEATTQRLNGEKYETGLLWKHDYVEFPDSRPMAERRFKCLEKRLQQNPVLYDSVRRQIEDFKAKGYIHQASAEELEQFDLRPAKVDGTSLNSMLLKGPDLLTPLLSVMFPYRERQVAVSADIREMFLQILIRKEDRSALLFPYRDSPELPISTMVCDVAIFGAACSPAHAQYIKNINAAEQEAEFPRGAAAVKKRHYVDDYVDSFDTAEEAVEVAMEVIEVHKRAGFHIRNWMSSDNSVLEKLGEANRKSAKAMLPEKEIAFERVLGMAWNQEEDVFTFSLQSWEKVRKLLEDTMIPTKREMLRLVMSIYNPLGLVASFVIHGKILIQDVWRTETDWDCKIPAEIAERWTEWIAVLKRMDGLCVPRCYFPGYDPGSYKNVELHVFVDASAQAYAAVAYFRIMDRGQFRVALVSSKTMVAPLRGLSIPRMELMAALLGARLRRTVEENHSLAIQKTFFRSDSSTVCSWIKSDTRRYRQFVAFRVDEILSLSSVDEWRWISTKLNAADEATKWGKGPSSSVESRWFQGPEFLYISEPELSEVPEGADESDKELREAYVFSHLVRQPMVHVDRFSRYKRMLRAVAYVHHFVDKLHARRDTRTTDTIGLTSGQIQKAERTLWMMAQSESFPDKVAILKRNLERSSDQQKQVGASSSLLKQSAFADEQGVLRVGSRAAEAEVLAYDAKFPIILPRNHQITALLLDFYHRKYGHANDETIVNEVRQKFYVPRLRVEVRLSRKRCMWCRVYKTTPIPPKMGPLPAVRMQPGVRPFTAIHLEVVASLSTDACKKSFRRFIARRGSPQEIYSDNGTNFVGASRELQDEIKRIHTELGSTFTNAQTQWRFNPPAAPHMGGCWERMVRAVKSALGSIPEVRKLDDESFTTVLAEAESMVNSRPLTFIPLETADHESLTPNHFLMLSSTGVREPEKFPTDAGAALRNSWNMVKHTLDNFWRRWVIEYLPTIIRRTKWFRDVKPIQVGDLVLVVDENVRNRWIRGRVSRTIPGKDGVSRRAEVQTSGGILKRPATKLAVLDVVRSGDAKPEAEATRGEDVRRISPLSRW; from the exons ATGGTTCGCCCTGGTCCACTGTCGTCTCAATTCCTGGTGCCACCTTATGGAAGCGGTTTTGGCCCTTCGCCTCAACAGTTGGCCGCTCGGCAGGTGGTGACCAAAGAGCTCCCGATATTCTCCGGGGATCCGATCGATTGGCCGCTGTTTATAAGCAGCTACCAACACTCAACAGAAACGTGCGGGTACAGCAACTCTGAGAATCTTCTACGACTACAGCGCAGCCTGAGAGGTAGCGCTAAAGAATCCGTCAGCAGCTTTCTTCTCCACCCGTCTACAGTTCTCCAGGTTATGTCCACACTGCAGCAGTTGTACGGCCGTCCGGAACAGATCGTGAACAACATGATCGCCAAGGTTCGATCAACTCCTCCACCGAAACCCGACCGGCTGGAAACGCTGGTAAGCTTTGGactggtggtccaaaatctttgtgGACATCTGAAAGCAGTTGGATTAGAACAACATCTGGCGAATCCGATTCTTCTTCAAGAGCTGGTTGACAAGCTTCCGGCAACAGTGAAGTTCAGCTGGGCGCTCTACCAGGAGCAAGCTCCGGTCGTGGACCTAAACGTGTTCAGCGACTATATGGCGAGGATATCTTCAGCAGCGAGTGGTGTCACCCAGTTAGCTAGCGTGTCGCAAAAACCTGCGAAGAAGGAACGTAATCGTCAGAAGGAGAAATCGTTCGTCTACACACACGTTTCCACGGAACAGCCGAAAGCGACGCACCGGAAAGATGCAGAGAAAATGGGACCAGATGGAGGTAAATCTAGCAACAGCAGCAATAGATGGTGCGCCGTTTGCAACGTTGATAATCACCAAATCGAAAGCTGTACATCGTTCAAAGGCCTTGACTTGGATG GGGAAGTGTGTGGAATCAACGACTGCCCCAAGCGACATCACCGTCTGCTCCATTTCGATCCACCAGCAGCGGCTAAGATAATCAATGCGGTTGTAACTGTTCATCGTCAACTGTCGTCGCCAACTCTCTTTCGTATTCTCCCAGTCACGTTGTATGGTAGTAAAGGGCAGCTCGACACCTACGCTTTTCTGGATGATGGGTCATCGGTGACTCTTGTGGAACGGTGGATAGCAGACGCACTTGGAGTCAGAGGAGAGACAGAAACGTTGCGTATCGAATGGACTGGTGGTATCAACAAAACTATTGCAGGAACGGAAGTCGTCACGATGGAAATATCGGAAGCAAGTGGCCGGAAACGGCACAGAATGTCCGAGGTGTACACAGTCGACAATCTGGGCTTGCCAAGACAGACAACGGACTACGCTGAGCTTTCGGCACAATTCGCGCATCTCAGCAAGCTTCCGGTCAAGAGTTTCCGCTCTGCAGAGCCAGGAATCCTGATTGGACAGAGCAATTCACACTTGCTGGCTACGCTGAAGCTACGAGAGGGAAAATTGACAGAGCCGATTGCAACGAAGACTAGAGTTGGATGGACAGTGAGTGGTAGTCTGCGGAAGCCTCAAATGCATAAACAACTCCACATGAAGACTGAATCGACGGATGATGAGCTTCACGAGTACATTCGCCACTTTTTCGACGTCGAGAGCTTGGGTGTATCGGTGGTGCCAGCTGTAAAAGGGGCTGAAGAGCAACGTGCTTACGAGATCCTGGAGGCGACAACGCAGCGGCTAAACGGCGAAAAGTACGAGACCGGACTGCTGTGGAAACATGACTACGTTGAATTCCCAGACAGCCGACCGATGGCAGAGAGACGGTTCAAGTGCCTCGAGAAGCGCTTGCAACAGAATCCAGTGCTGTACGACAGCGTTCGTAGGCAAATAGAGGACTTCAAAGCAAAGGGCTACATCCACCAAGCATCGGCAGAGGAGTTAGAGCAATTCGATCTGCGAC CAGCAAAGGTCGACGGCACGTCGTTAAATTCCATGTTACTCAAGGGACCGGATCTTCTAACACCGCTATTGTCCGTGATGTTTCCGTACCGGGAGCGTCAAGTAGCAGTATCCGCTGACATCAGAGAGATGTTCCTGCAAATATTGATTCGTAAAGAGGACCGTAGTGCATTACTGTTTCCATACAGAGACTCCCCAGAGCTACCAATCAGCACGATGGTATGCGATGTCGCGATATTCGGAGCGGCTTGCTCTCCCGCGCACGCTCAGTATATTAAAAACATAAATGCGGCCGAACAAGAAGCGGAGTTTCCACGAGGAGCAGCGGCGGTGAAAAAACGGCACTACGTGGACGATTACGTCGACAGTTTCGACACGGCGGAAGAAGCGGTGGAAGTGGCCATGGAAGTGATTGAAGTGCACAAGCGAGCGGGATTCCATATCCGTAATTGGATGTCAAGTGACAACAGCGTACTCGAGAAGTTGGGTGAAGCTAATCGGAAGTCGGCGAAAGCAATGCTACCGGAGAAGGAGATTGCATTCGAACGTGTTCTTGGAATGGCGTGGAATCAAGAAGAAGATGTCTTTACGTTCTCTCTGCAGTCTTGGGAGAAAGTGCGTAAACTACTGGAGGACACCATGATCCCGACCAAGAGAGAAATGCTGCGGCTTGTCATGAGCATCTACAATCCGTTGGGATTGGTGGCTTCTTTCGTAATACACGGGAAAATTCTGATTCAAGATGTGTGGCGGACAGAAACCGATTGGGACTGCAAGATTCCGGCGGAAATTGCTGAACGTTGGACGGAATGGATAGCGGTGCTGAAGCGGATGGACGGACTGTGTGTCCCTCGATGTTATTTCCCGGGATACGACCCAGGAAGCTATAAGAATGTAGAGCTACACGTATTTGTGGACGCAAGCGCCCAAGCTTATGCCGCCGTTGCGTACTTTCGTATTATGGATCGAGGACAATTCAGGGTAGCGCTTGTTTCGTCGAAAACGATGGTTGCACCACTTCGAGGGCTATCGATACCGCGGATGGAATTGATGGCAGCATTGTTGGGAGCTCGCTTGCGGAGGACAGTAGAGGAAAACCATTCGTTGGCGATCCAGAAAACCTTCTTCAGGAGTGACTCATCTACGGTATGCTCCTGGATCAAATCAGACACGCGTAGGTATCGACAATTCGTTGCCTTCAGAGTAGACGAGATATTAAGCCTCTCAAGCGTCGACGAATGGCGGTGGATTTCTACGAAACTCAACGCGGCTGATGAAGCTACTAAGTGGGGGAAAGGTCCTTCAAGTAGCGTAGAAAGCCGCTGGTTCCAAGGACCAGAGTTTCTCTACATTAGTGAACCAGAATTGTCGGAAGTTCCAGAAGGTGCAGATGAAAGCGATAAGGAGTTGCGGGAAGCTTACGTGTTCAGTCATCTAGTGAGGCAACCGATGGTACATGTGGACAGATTTTCACGGTACAAAAGAATGCTGCGTGCAGTGGCATACGTCCACCACTTCGTGGATAAACTGCATGCCCGGAGGGATACTAGAACGACAGACACTATCGGGCTCACAAGTGGGCAGATTCAGAAAGCAGAAAGGACTTTGTGGATGATGGCGCAATCTGAATCATTTCCGGACAAAGTAGCAATCCTGAAGCGAAATTTAGAACGAAGCAGTGATCAGCAGAAGCAAGTAGGAGCGTCCAGTAGTCTTTTGAAGCAGTCGGCGTTTGCTGATGAACAGGGAGTGCTGCGGGTAGGCAGCAGAGCCGCGGAAGCAGAGGTGCTAGCTTATGATGCCAAGTTTCCCATTATCCTACCTAGAAACCATCAGATTACGGCGCTACTGCTGGATTTCTATCACCGGAAGTATGGTCATGCTAACGACGAGACTATCGTAAACGAAGTGCGCCAGAAATTCTACGTGCCTCGGCTACGAGTTGAAGTGCGCCTAAGCAGGAAGCGTTGCATGTGGTGTCGTGTCTACAAGACAACTCCGATACCACCGAAGATGGGACCCCTTCCAGCAGTACGAATGCAGCCAGGAGTACGCCCATTCAC AGCGATACATCTGGAGGTGGTTGCAAGTCTGTCCACCGATGCATGTAAGAAGTCGTTCAGGAGGTTTATTGCTCGACGAGGCTCCCCACAGGAGATCTATTCTGACAATGGGACGAACTTTGTCGGGGCCAGCCGGGAACTACAAGATGAAATCAAGCGAATCCACACCGAATTGGGCAGTACTTTTACGAATGCCCAAACCCAGTGGCGGTTCAATCCCCCAGCTGCCCCTCACATGGGCGGTTGTTGGGAAAGAATGGTTCGTGCTGTGAAGTCAGCGCTGGGATCCATCCCGGAGGTAAGAAAACTGGATGACGAGTCGTTCACTACTGTGCTGGCGGAGGCGGAAAGCATGGTCAACTCCAGACCATTAACATTCATCCCTCTGGAAACGGCGGATCACGAATCGTTGACTCCCAATCACTTCCTGATGTTGAGTTCAACTGGAGTACGAGAACCGGAAAAGTTTCCAACGGATGCAGGAGCAGCTTTGCGGAATAGTTGGAATATGGTCAAGCATACTCTCGACAACTTTTGGCGCCGATGGGTAATAGAATACTTGCCCACTATAATCCGTCGGACGAAGTGGTTCCGAGACGTAAAACCGATCCAGGTAGGGGACCTGGTGCTCGTGGTCGACGAGAATGTGAGAAACCGCTGGATACGAGGACGAGTGAGCAGAACGATTCCTGGGAAAGATGGAGTATCGCGTCGAGCAGAAGTGCAAacatcaggaggaattctgaagcgACCTGCTACGAAGTTGGCTGTGCTGGACGTGGTTAGATCTGGTGACGCCAAACCGGAAGCTGAGGCGACACGGGGGGAGGATGTCCGCCGCATCAGCCCACTGTCTAGATGGTGA